A section of the Falco peregrinus isolate bFalPer1 chromosome 3, bFalPer1.pri, whole genome shotgun sequence genome encodes:
- the SLC39A6 gene encoding zinc transporter ZIP6 isoform X3: MIAVAQVERDSAKNIFCGVLVLKVHPAGLPRGLGNTVTKEFLTAKKTPTMGSTVSVTFFVLFSILLCESYHPGVETATVVHASERTFQEKAAGINTDLAGLIQKFHLQELFHRYGENNSLSIEGFRKLLQNIGIDKMKRIKIDHDHDHDHHLHHNHFSLSKNSEKTVCPNHESDANKDHRNSHSKESYKVENVEHQQNFVRIKNTVNEITASVISAPTDGRSELQNVQPGEVKLVARLGLTSANVVNVTGGSNASWLASSKANQSHTSLKESERGSYLYSKLKTQNTQECSSASKLMQSHGIGTQVLLTAREFSYLCPALINQIDGKHCIVHATSEKAETPPKSYSLQIAWIGGFISISVISFLSLLGVILVPLMNRVFFKFLLSFLVALAVGTLSGDAFLHLLPHSHGNHHHHHEKPLLEQNKSSTFKHLVFQSTEESAYLDSTWKGLTALGGLYFMFLVEHLITLIKQFKDKKKKKKNEEDGESKKFSANEEKLDTDDRPEGYLGTDSQDPSAFISQQPAVQEEEEVMIAHSHPEEVDNEYVSRGCRNKCHSHLHDTLGQTDHLSHHHHDYHHILHHHHHQNHHPHSHSQRYSREELKDAGIATLAWMVIMGDGLHNFSDGLAIEPLLKSLSIPGALSLIQRCSLTTSCVSCCVPQHASQR; encoded by the exons ATGATAGCAGTAGCACAGGTGGAACGTGACAGCGcgaaaaatattttttgtggaGTACTAGTGCTGAAAGTTCACCCTGCTGGCTTGCCAAGAGGTCTGGGAAATACGGTAACGAAAG aGTTTCTcactgctaaaaaaacccctacaatGGGGAGTACAGTATCGGTCACTTTCTTTGTGTTGTTTTCCATACTACTGTGTGAAAGCTATCATCCTGGAGTGGAGACGGCTACTGTTGTGCATGCATCAGAGAGAACTTTCCAAGAAAAGGCAGCTGGCATTAATACTGATTTGGCAGGATTAATACAGAAGTTTCACCTTCAAGAACTTTTTCATCGTTATGGAGAAAACAACTCCCTGTCGATTGAAGGGTTTAGAAAACTGCTCCAGAACATAGGTAtagataaaatgaaaaggattaaaatagACCATGATCATGACCATGACCATCACCTTCATCATAATCATTTTTCATTGAGTAAAAACTCTGAAAAGACTGTTTGTCCAAACCACGAATCTGATGCTAACAAAGATCACAGGAACAGTCACTCAAAGGAATCTTATAAAGTAGAGAACGTAGAACATCAGCAGAACTTTGTACGCATCAAGAACACCGTTAATGAAATAACTGCATCTGTCATCAGTGCTCCCACAGATGGCCGCTCTGAATTGCAGAATGTGCAACCTGGAGAAGTCAAGCTGGTTGCTCGTTTAGGTTTGACCAGCGCGAATGTTGTTAACGTTACAGGTGGCAGCAATGCCAGCTGGCTTGCTAGCAGCAAAGCAAATCAGTCTCATACTTCTCTGAAGGAATCAGAAAGAGGAAGTTACCTGTACTCTAAACTGAAAACCCAAAATACCCAAGAG TGCTCCAGTGCGTCGAAACTGATGCAGTCCCATGGAATAGGTACTCAAGTATTGTTAACTGCTAGAGAATTTAGTTACCTCTGTCCAGCTCTCATTAACCAGATCGATGGCAAACACTGCATAGTCCATGCAACTAGTGAAAAAGCTGAAACGCCTCCAAAAAGTTACTCTCTGCAAATAG cttGGATTGGTGGCTTTATATCCATCTCTGtcatcagttttctttccttattgGGTGTTATATTGGTACCACTGATGAATCGcgtatttttcaaatttcttctaAGTTTTCTTGTGGCACTGGCTGTGGGGACTTTGAGTGGAGATGCTTTCTTACATCTCCTTCCACAT TCTCATGGaaaccatcaccaccaccatgaAAAACCTCTActtgaacaaaataaaagctctaCATTCAAACATCTTGTTTTTCAAAGTACAGAGGAGAGTGCTTACCTGGATTCTACATGGAAGGGACTTACAGCACTTGGAGGCTTATATTTCATGTTTCTTGTGGAGCATTTGATCACTTTAATAAAGCAGTttaaagacaagaagaaaaag aaaaagaatgaagaggATGGAGAAAGTAAGAAGTTCTCAGCGAATGAAGAAAAGTTAGATACAGATGATC GGCCTGAGGGCTATCTAGGGACAGACTCCCAAGATCCATCAGCCTTCATTTCTCAGCAGCCAGCCGtacaagaagaagaagaagtgATGATAGCTCATTCTCATCCAGAGGAGGTTGACAATGAATATGTGTCCAGGGGCTGTAGAAACAAGTGTCATTCTCACTTACACGATACTCTAGGACAGACAGATCATCTTAGTCATCATCACCATGACTACCATCATATTCTgcatcaccatcatcatcagAACCATCATCCCCACAGTCACAGTCAGCGCTACTCACGTGAAGAACTGAAGGATGCGGGGATAGCAACTCTGGCGTGGATGGTGATTATGGGAGACGGACTACACAATTTTAGTGATGGCCTAGCAATTG
- the SLC39A6 gene encoding zinc transporter ZIP6 isoform X4: protein MIAVAQVERDSAKNIFCGVLVLKVHPAGLPRGLGNTVTKEFLTAKKTPTMGSTVSVTFFVLFSILLCESYHPGVETATVVHASERTFQEKAAGINTDLAGLIQKFHLQELFHRYGENNSLSIEGFRKLLQNIGIDKMKRIKIDHDHDHDHHLHHNHFSLSKNSEKTVCPNHESDANKDHRNSHSKESYKVENVEHQQNFVRIKNTVNEITASVISAPTDGRSELQNVQPGEVKLVARLGLTSANVVNVTGGSNASWLASSKANQSHTSLKESERGSYLYSKLKTQNTQECSSASKLMQSHGIGTQVLLTAREFSYLCPALINQIDGKHCIVHATSEKAETPPKSYSLQIAWIGGFISISVISFLSLLGVILVPLMNRVFFKFLLSFLVALAVGTLSGDAFLHLLPHSHGNHHHHHEKPLLEQNKSSTFKHLVFQSTEESAYLDSTWKGLTALGGLYFMFLVEHLITLIKQFKDKKKKKKNEEDGESKKFSANEEKLDTDDRPEGYLGTDSQDPSAFISQQPAVQEEEEVMIAHSHPEEVDNEYVSRGCRNKCHSHLHDTLGQTDHLSHHHHDYHHILHHHHHQNHHPHSHSQRYSREELKDAGIATLAWMVIMGDGLHNFSDGLAIASFCILNSVTSCSLKLKMPFFAVFAIALPRL, encoded by the exons ATGATAGCAGTAGCACAGGTGGAACGTGACAGCGcgaaaaatattttttgtggaGTACTAGTGCTGAAAGTTCACCCTGCTGGCTTGCCAAGAGGTCTGGGAAATACGGTAACGAAAG aGTTTCTcactgctaaaaaaacccctacaatGGGGAGTACAGTATCGGTCACTTTCTTTGTGTTGTTTTCCATACTACTGTGTGAAAGCTATCATCCTGGAGTGGAGACGGCTACTGTTGTGCATGCATCAGAGAGAACTTTCCAAGAAAAGGCAGCTGGCATTAATACTGATTTGGCAGGATTAATACAGAAGTTTCACCTTCAAGAACTTTTTCATCGTTATGGAGAAAACAACTCCCTGTCGATTGAAGGGTTTAGAAAACTGCTCCAGAACATAGGTAtagataaaatgaaaaggattaaaatagACCATGATCATGACCATGACCATCACCTTCATCATAATCATTTTTCATTGAGTAAAAACTCTGAAAAGACTGTTTGTCCAAACCACGAATCTGATGCTAACAAAGATCACAGGAACAGTCACTCAAAGGAATCTTATAAAGTAGAGAACGTAGAACATCAGCAGAACTTTGTACGCATCAAGAACACCGTTAATGAAATAACTGCATCTGTCATCAGTGCTCCCACAGATGGCCGCTCTGAATTGCAGAATGTGCAACCTGGAGAAGTCAAGCTGGTTGCTCGTTTAGGTTTGACCAGCGCGAATGTTGTTAACGTTACAGGTGGCAGCAATGCCAGCTGGCTTGCTAGCAGCAAAGCAAATCAGTCTCATACTTCTCTGAAGGAATCAGAAAGAGGAAGTTACCTGTACTCTAAACTGAAAACCCAAAATACCCAAGAG TGCTCCAGTGCGTCGAAACTGATGCAGTCCCATGGAATAGGTACTCAAGTATTGTTAACTGCTAGAGAATTTAGTTACCTCTGTCCAGCTCTCATTAACCAGATCGATGGCAAACACTGCATAGTCCATGCAACTAGTGAAAAAGCTGAAACGCCTCCAAAAAGTTACTCTCTGCAAATAG cttGGATTGGTGGCTTTATATCCATCTCTGtcatcagttttctttccttattgGGTGTTATATTGGTACCACTGATGAATCGcgtatttttcaaatttcttctaAGTTTTCTTGTGGCACTGGCTGTGGGGACTTTGAGTGGAGATGCTTTCTTACATCTCCTTCCACAT TCTCATGGaaaccatcaccaccaccatgaAAAACCTCTActtgaacaaaataaaagctctaCATTCAAACATCTTGTTTTTCAAAGTACAGAGGAGAGTGCTTACCTGGATTCTACATGGAAGGGACTTACAGCACTTGGAGGCTTATATTTCATGTTTCTTGTGGAGCATTTGATCACTTTAATAAAGCAGTttaaagacaagaagaaaaag aaaaagaatgaagaggATGGAGAAAGTAAGAAGTTCTCAGCGAATGAAGAAAAGTTAGATACAGATGATC GGCCTGAGGGCTATCTAGGGACAGACTCCCAAGATCCATCAGCCTTCATTTCTCAGCAGCCAGCCGtacaagaagaagaagaagtgATGATAGCTCATTCTCATCCAGAGGAGGTTGACAATGAATATGTGTCCAGGGGCTGTAGAAACAAGTGTCATTCTCACTTACACGATACTCTAGGACAGACAGATCATCTTAGTCATCATCACCATGACTACCATCATATTCTgcatcaccatcatcatcagAACCATCATCCCCACAGTCACAGTCAGCGCTACTCACGTGAAGAACTGAAGGATGCGGGGATAGCAACTCTGGCGTGGATGGTGATTATGGGAGACGGACTACACAATTTTAGTGATGGCCTAGCAATTG